Within the Pirellulales bacterium genome, the region CTGCCCCGTCTTGGGGCAAACCGAAGTGAACTCGGGGCAGACGATCTCGATCGTGTAGTCACGCTGCGGGTATTGATTCTCGAACGTTTCGAGTAGGGCTCGGAATTCGGCCATCGCAAGGGCTCCTTTCGGCGAAAAACCGATTCTGGCATGATGGCCTGTAGTTCACCAGCCCCAACGCGATCGGGTCCGAATCATGGCACGTCCCGCGGTCGTTTTACTCTCCGGCGGACTCGATTCCGCCACCACCGCGGCCATGGCGCGGGCCGAGGGATTTGAACTGACAGCCCTCACGGTCGAATACGGTCAACGCCACCATTGCGAAGTGGCCGCCGCCGAGCGTGTGGCCCAGACGCTCGGCGTGCGCCGCCACGTGGTCGAGCGAGTGGACCTCTCCGGCATGGGGGGCAGTGCCCTCTTATCGACAGCGGACGTCCCCAAAGGACGCAGCGCCGACGACATGGAGCATGGTATCCCGGTAACTTATGTTCCGGCGCGCAATACGGTGCTGCTGGCACTCGCCCTGGGCCTGGCCGAGGTAACCGGCGCGGCCGATCTTTTCGTGGGAGTCAACGCGGTCGATTACAGTGGATATCCCGACTGCCGTCCCGAGTTCATCGCGGCCTTCGAACGGCTCGCGAACCTGGCAACCAAGGCCGGCGTCGAAGGAACGTTGGAGTTCAAGGTTCATGCCCCCCTCATCCGCCTGACCAAGGCCGAGATCATTCGGCGCGGCACGGCGCTGGGGCTCGACTACGGACTCACGCACAGTTGCTACGATCCCACGCCCGCGGGCTTGAGCTGCGGGCAGTGCGATTCGTGCCTGATTCGCCGACGAGGTTTCGCCGACGCGGGACTCGTCGATCCCCTGCCCTACGCGAATTGAAGCGCCCCGTGAAGATTGCCGAGATCTATGCCTCCGTGCAGGGCGAAGGGTTCCTGACCGGAACGCCGAGCATCTTCGTGCGCACGAGCGGCTGCAATCTGCGCTGCACGTTTTGCGACACGCCCTACACCTCGTGGACGCCCGAGGGGGAAGAGCTTTCGCTGGACGACATCCTGGCCCGTGTCGAACCGCTGACCGAGCAGCACGCGGTCATCACGGGGGGGGAGCCGATGCTTTACGCCGAGTTGGTTTCTCTGGCAGCCGAATTGCGCCGGCGCGGCAAGCACATCACAATCGAGACGGCGGGCACGCTCGACTTGCCGATCGAGTGCGACCTGATGTCGATCAGTCCAAAACTCTCGAACTCGACCCCCACCGCCGAGCGCGACGCACGCTGGCACGTTCGCCACGAGCACTCGCGGCACGTGCCCGAGGTGATTCGCCGCCTGACGCGCGACTATGCCTACCAGTTGAAATTCGTGATCGATCGGCCGGAAGATTGCGACGAGGTGGAGCGGTATCTCGAGGAGTTTCCCGCGGTCGATCGTCGCCGCGTGCTGCTCATGCCGCAGGGAGTCGACCTGCCCCAACTGCACGCACGCCAGCTATGGCTAGAGCCCTATGCCGAACGGCACGGCTACACCTACTGCCCCCGGCGCCACATCGAGTGGTACGGCTTCGTGCGGGGGAAGTAGAAAGGCACATGTCTCTATGAGGGCCCATCGCAACCCGAAACGTGAGCGAGGCAAACGCTGTAAGTTGGAATAGCGGGGCGTACATCTGCCCACTGACCACTGACCCAAAGCGAACCCCTTGGACCGATTCTGTGTCGCATGGCATCATGGGGAATCTTCGTGTGCGTCTTGCGTGGGAACATGCCGCGCCCGCACGGATCGCAAGCGGGTAAGTCGCGGACCAGGACGGTGGTATGAGTACCTATCTACGCAGTTGGTGGCGTGCCGAGGGTGGGGGGCGCGAGGTGGTGGTGCTGGCGCTGCCGCTGGTGATCTCCACCTCTTCGTGGACGTTGATGCTGTTCATCGATCGGGTGTTCCTCAGTTGGTACAACCCCGATGCGCTGGCGGCCTCGATGCCCTCGTCGATGCTGGCCTTCACGCTGACCTGCTTCTTTCTCGGGATCGCCTCGTATGTGAACACCTTCGTCGCGCAGTATTTCGGCGCGGGGCATGCGGAGCGGATCGGCGTCTCGGTCTGGCAAGGCATTCTCGTCGGCGCGGCGACGTTTCCACTCATTGCGCTGCTCGTGCCATTCGCACCGCAGATCTTCGCGCTGGTGGGCCACGAGACCGCTATCCAGCGGATGGAAGTCTCCTTCTTTTCGATCGTGCTCTGGGGCATGGGGGCGAGCGTCATGTCGGCTGCCCTCTCGGGCTTCTTCACCGGACGAGGACGCACGCGCACGGTGATGGTCGTCGACATCGTCATGGCACTCATCAATATCGTGCTGGACTATATCTTCATCTTCGGCAGGTTCGGCTTTCCCGAGATGGGCATCGCCGGCGCGGCCATTGCCACGACGATCGCCTATTGGTTTCAGTTCACCGCCTTCGGCCTGCTGTTTCTCTTGCCGGCGAATCGGCGCGAATTCGGTACCTGGAGCGGTGCCCGTTTCGATCGTGAGCTGTTCGGCCGGTTACTGAAGTTCGGTTTTCCGAGCGGCTTCCAGATGTTGATCGACGTGATCGCCTTCACCTTCTTCATCATGCTGGTGGGACGCTTGGGGCATCTCGAGTTGATCGTGGCGAACGTGGCTTTCAACATCAATATGCTGGCCTTCGTGCCCATGCTTGGTGCAGGGATTGCCGTGACGACGCTCGTGGGCCAGCGCCTGGGAGAGAATCGTCCCGATTTGGC harbors:
- the queC gene encoding 7-cyano-7-deazaguanine synthase QueC, which gives rise to MARPAVVLLSGGLDSATTAAMARAEGFELTALTVEYGQRHHCEVAAAERVAQTLGVRRHVVERVDLSGMGGSALLSTADVPKGRSADDMEHGIPVTYVPARNTVLLALALGLAEVTGAADLFVGVNAVDYSGYPDCRPEFIAAFERLANLATKAGVEGTLEFKVHAPLIRLTKAEIIRRGTALGLDYGLTHSCYDPTPAGLSCGQCDSCLIRRRGFADAGLVDPLPYAN
- a CDS encoding 7-carboxy-7-deazaguanine synthase QueE; translation: MKIAEIYASVQGEGFLTGTPSIFVRTSGCNLRCTFCDTPYTSWTPEGEELSLDDILARVEPLTEQHAVITGGEPMLYAELVSLAAELRRRGKHITIETAGTLDLPIECDLMSISPKLSNSTPTAERDARWHVRHEHSRHVPEVIRRLTRDYAYQLKFVIDRPEDCDEVERYLEEFPAVDRRRVLLMPQGVDLPQLHARQLWLEPYAERHGYTYCPRRHIEWYGFVRGK
- a CDS encoding MATE family efflux transporter, whose translation is MSTYLRSWWRAEGGGREVVVLALPLVISTSSWTLMLFIDRVFLSWYNPDALAASMPSSMLAFTLTCFFLGIASYVNTFVAQYFGAGHAERIGVSVWQGILVGAATFPLIALLVPFAPQIFALVGHETAIQRMEVSFFSIVLWGMGASVMSAALSGFFTGRGRTRTVMVVDIVMALINIVLDYIFIFGRFGFPEMGIAGAAIATTIAYWFQFTAFGLLFLLPANRREFGTWSGARFDRELFGRLLKFGFPSGFQMLIDVIAFTFFIMLVGRLGHLELIVANVAFNINMLAFVPMLGAGIAVTTLVGQRLGENRPDLAARSAWSAAALSTGYMATISMVYLLAPEGLLYLHGASMDPDEFTRLTEIAKVLLRFVALYCMFDTLAVIFMGALKGAGDTRFILYVSTVLAVSMSIASYIGIEVLGLGLFGAWSIITVAIMSVGIVYTARFIQGKWRSMRVIESEYTHGVLPETVAEAAPVEV